CGTAGCTGTAGAAACTTAGATTTGGCAAAACTTAGCTGTGTAGCGAGCAATGGTACATCGCGCACCGCTAAAGCCAGCTCAACGGTGTGACCTGTGGGATCTTCAGCAACCCATCGGGTTGTGCCGATCGCGATCGCCTCAGGATTCCAGACTAAATGTTGCTCATTAGCGATCGCCCTTGCGAGAGCATAAACAGCTAACATTTGGGTTCCGCCCGCCAGCAATACACCTCCATGACGACTTGCAGCGATCGCCATTCCTGCCACTGCAATTTGCATGGGATCGCCTACTGCTGAAACGATTTCAAAGGGCGTGGCTGGTTGCTCCAGATGCTGCAATCCTGCTTGGACGATTCCCCATTTTTGAGCATGGTTACAGGTGGGATGAGAGCTATTGACTTTATCTTTTGCATCTATTCCTAACGCAGTCAGCACGGCAAGAGCTGTAGTCGTCCCACCAACTACACATTCACTCAAGATTACATAGGCTTCCGCTTGGGCTAACTTCTCTCCCCACACTAAGCCCTGTACAAATAATTGCAGCACTGTTTCAATGGGTAAAGCTTTCCCTGTACTCAGACACTTGGCTGGTGATCCACCGAGGGCGATCGCCTTGGTTTCAACTGTCGGTGCGATCGCTAAGCCTGCATCAAAAATAAAAAGCGGTAACTCTTGCGCGGCAACAACGGCGCGGGAAATTAAGACGGGGGAAGCGCCTGCAACAAGAGGCGGCAAAGGGAAGTTGATATTTAATCCCGTGGCAAGAAATTCGGCATCGGCGATCGCGGTATATTTGCGATCTTCAGGCGTTGCTCCCGCAGCAGAGATATTAGGAATTAGTCCTGTTTCCGTAAAGCCCAACACACAGGCAAATACTGGACGTTTACCACGATAGTTTTTGAGCCAAGCTTTCGCTTTTTTACGTTGTGTGTAGGTCGTGATCATTAAACTTATTTGCAAAAGTTATTGAAAGTAAATATTTCTGCGGTGCTTTCGTTAAGACAGTTAAAGATTATCTGAAGAAGTAGCCAAAAGGTCACATTTAGGTTCTTACAATGAACGTAACCCATACAGCAATCCTAAGTAAGTTGTTGAATTAAATGTAGGATGGGTTAGCGATAGCGTAACCCATAATTGATAACTAATTGATGCGTTACGTCGCAGTTCATCCTTGAACTGGCGCATCCTACAAGTAATTGAACCTTCCTACTTATTTGATTTGTGGAATATAGCGTTTATCAGTCTAGTGAAGTACGGGTTTGTTTCCCCGCCGAAGGCGGGGAAACAAACCTATGTACCTCGCTTGCTTGAAAAGCGCTATAAGAGCAGTGATGAATTGCCCTTAATTACTGATGTTACGTGGAACTTAGATGTTAGACCTCTTGCTGCTAGCGAAGCAGGGCAAGCACGGGGGCATTGCCCCTACCTCAAAATTTAGAGGTTACTGTAGGGGCTGTGCCCCCGTGCCAGCCCTAGACCTTTGCTATAACAGGAATTCCTTCCACGTAACATCAGTTAATTAATGGTTGCGAGATCACAAATTTGGGTAAGTGAAGATAATTGAATAAGGTGCATGAATGAAGATAGGCGTTATCAAGGAAATAGAATTTGGTGAACGTAGAGTAGCGCTAATTCCTGAAGTTGTTAGCCGCTTAACTAAAAGTGGATTGGAAGTCTTAATTGAAAGTCATGCGGGTGAGTTGTCCTTTTTTGCAGACTCCACTTATGTGGAAGCAGGAGCCAAAATTATCACTGACAAAAGCGCTCTGATTAATGAAGCAGAAATTTTGCTCAAGGTCGGTGCGCCCCGTGAAGAGGAAGTGAGTATGTTCAAGCAAGGACAGATTACCATCGGTTTTCTTAATCCCTTGGGGAGACCAGAACTAATTCGCCGTCTTGCCCATCAGGGTGTAACGGCGATGAGCATGGAGATGATCCCGCGCAGTAGTCGGGCGCAAAGTATGGATGCGCTCTCTTCACAAGCTTCGATCGCTGGTTACAAAGCCGTACTAATCGCAGCAGCAGCTTTGCCTAAGTATTTGCCGATGTTGACCACGGCCGCAGGCACGATCCCGCCAGCAAAAGTGGTGGTACTCGGTGCTGGTGTCGCAGGGCTTCAGGCGATCGCCACGGCGCGTCGTCTGGGCGCACAGGTGGAAGCCTATGATATCCGTCCTGCGGTACGCGAAGAAGTGCAGAGCCTTGGCGCGAAATTCATTAATGTCACTTTGGAAGAAGATACAACAGCCGCAGGTGGCTATGCAAAAGAGATTTCGGAAGCCGCCAAACAACATGCTCAAGTGATCCTCGCTAAGCATATTAAAGATGCAGACATTGTGATTACCACCGCCCAAGTGCCTGGGCGTAAAGCACCTGTGATGGTTACTGATGACATGATCGCCCAAATGAAACGTGGGTCAATCATTGTCGATATGGCAGGTGAACAAGGAGGTAATTGTGAAGGAACTATTGCTGGTAAAGATGTGCTTTGTCACGGGGCAACAATTATTTCGCCAATTAATTTACCGTCATCTATGCCAATCCATGCTTCGCAAAAATATGCCAAAAATCTACTCAATTTACTCAATCACCTGATCAAGAAGGGTGAACTAAACCTTGATTTTGACGATGATATTATCAGCAGCACCTGTATCACTCATGCTGGTGAGATTCGCAATCAGCGAGTTAAAGATGCACTTTCTCAATTAGCAGTCACCGTTTAAAGAACCAGATTTTTTGTGGCGCGGCGAAGCCACGCCACAAAAAATCCGTTCCTTAGTCCACATTCAATTGCATTGTCGGTACTTAGTGCCGAC
This genomic stretch from Pseudanabaena galeata CCNP1313 harbors:
- the cobT gene encoding nicotinate mononucleotide-dependent phosphoribosyltransferase CobT; translation: MITTYTQRKKAKAWLKNYRGKRPVFACVLGFTETGLIPNISAAGATPEDRKYTAIADAEFLATGLNINFPLPPLVAGASPVLISRAVVAAQELPLFIFDAGLAIAPTVETKAIALGGSPAKCLSTGKALPIETVLQLFVQGLVWGEKLAQAEAYVILSECVVGGTTTALAVLTALGIDAKDKVNSSHPTCNHAQKWGIVQAGLQHLEQPATPFEIVSAVGDPMQIAVAGMAIAASRHGGVLLAGGTQMLAVYALARAIANEQHLVWNPEAIAIGTTRWVAEDPTGHTVELALAVRDVPLLATQLSFAKSKFLQLRAYEQGFVKEGVGAGAAAIAAHLYQNWTQEKLLSAIESQL
- a CDS encoding Re/Si-specific NAD(P)(+) transhydrogenase subunit alpha; this encodes MKIGVIKEIEFGERRVALIPEVVSRLTKSGLEVLIESHAGELSFFADSTYVEAGAKIITDKSALINEAEILLKVGAPREEEVSMFKQGQITIGFLNPLGRPELIRRLAHQGVTAMSMEMIPRSSRAQSMDALSSQASIAGYKAVLIAAAALPKYLPMLTTAAGTIPPAKVVVLGAGVAGLQAIATARRLGAQVEAYDIRPAVREEVQSLGAKFINVTLEEDTTAAGGYAKEISEAAKQHAQVILAKHIKDADIVITTAQVPGRKAPVMVTDDMIAQMKRGSIIVDMAGEQGGNCEGTIAGKDVLCHGATIISPINLPSSMPIHASQKYAKNLLNLLNHLIKKGELNLDFDDDIISSTCITHAGEIRNQRVKDALSQLAVTV